The following proteins are encoded in a genomic region of Triticum dicoccoides isolate Atlit2015 ecotype Zavitan chromosome 1B, WEW_v2.0, whole genome shotgun sequence:
- the LOC119349516 gene encoding uncharacterized protein LOC119349516 isoform X2 yields MRLRPEKKPCADGESQQHSPPASMVPVSKVLDDDNLLIEILLRVSFPTTLVCAALVCKRWLCHASDPKFLSLFRKRHPPRLLGFYIYMGSAWLWLGAPLLFVPMQPQPPELAPFISRVASHSFGADNDRLCIMDCRNGSVLIRCRRGKILTHGVHRPLCAQRGMDDIPPLPRAQYHGQQIFNTILSKEEGGILSYLYMLAEFFRKTKSFRVRVYTLQGGLWCMHASATTQLPRLLTSLEVVLIDDKIYMADTFSDEIIVLDMTTSGFSTIRLPQGVIFHCVRTIMSRAGDASAVYLTHIHVKELQLCIWLHKGDNWLLVDTICLHQMWDNLRMLDQTLEDGHISFTCISNVGDNAEFVFLEMCGCIFYLDVNSKTLRKVHRVTVKDRQFNDVYPFMMIWPPIFPVPKDDPARNAM; encoded by the exons ATGAG GCTACGTCCGGAGAAGAAACCGTGTGCGGATGGCGAGTCGCAGCAGCATTCGCCGCCGGCATCCATGGTGCCGGTATCCAAGGTGCTCGACGACGACAACCTCCTCATTGAGATCCTCCTCCGCGTCAGCTTCCCCACCACGCTTGTATGCGCCGCACTCGTCTGCAAGCGCTGGCTCTGCCATGCCTCTGACCCTAAGTTCCTCAGCCTTTTCCGCAAGCGCCACCCGCCTCGCCTCCTTGGCTTCTACATATATATGGGGTCGGCCTGGTTATGGTTGGGCGCCCCCCTGCTCTTCGTCCCGATGCAGCCCCAGCCCCCAGAGCTCGCCCCCTTCATCTCCCGTGTCGCGAGCCATAGCTTCGGTGCCGACAATGACAGATTATGCATCATGGATTGCCGGAATGGCAGCGTCTTAATCAGATGCCGCAGAGGAAAAATATTGACACATGGAGTGCACCGCCCACTATGCGCTCAGAGAGGCATGGATGACATCCCGCCACTCCCAAGAGCCCAGTACCATGGTCAACAAATTTTCAATACAATCCTCTCCAAAGAAGAAGGTGGTATCTTGTCCTACCTGTATATGTTGGCCGAGTTTTTCAGGAAGACAAAAAGTTTCAGGGTGCGTGTGTATACGTTGCAAGGGGGCCTCTGGTGCATGCATGCCTCGGCCACGACTCAGCTCCCCCGACTGCTGACATCATTGGAAGTTGTGCTCATTGACGATAAAATCTATATGGCTGACACCTTCAGTGATGAAATTATTGTCTTGGATATGACAACCTCGGGTTTCTCCACAATTCGGCTCCCACAAGGAGTGATTTTTCACTGCGTTCGCACCATCATGTCACGCGCCGGTGATGCTTCTGCTGTATATCTCACCCATATCCATGTCAAGGAGCTACAACTTTGCATCTGGCTCCACAAAGGGGACAACTGGTTGTTGGTTGATACAATTTGTTTGCATCAGATGTGGGATAATTTGAGGATGCTAGATCAGACCCTTGAGGATGGGCATATTAGTTTTACTTGTATAAGCAATGTGGGGGATAATGCTGAATTTGTGTTCTTGGAAATGTGTGGCTGCATTTTCTATCTGGATGTCAACAGCAAGACACTGCGGAAAGTGCATCGGGTGACAGTAAAGGACCGACAGTTCAATGATGTCTATCCTTTTATGATGATTTGGCCGCCCATATTCCCTGTGCCCAAGGATGATCCTGCAAG AAATGCCATGTGA
- the LOC119349516 gene encoding uncharacterized protein LOC119349516 isoform X1 → MDASEEISQRLRPEKKPCADGESQQHSPPASMVPVSKVLDDDNLLIEILLRVSFPTTLVCAALVCKRWLCHASDPKFLSLFRKRHPPRLLGFYIYMGSAWLWLGAPLLFVPMQPQPPELAPFISRVASHSFGADNDRLCIMDCRNGSVLIRCRRGKILTHGVHRPLCAQRGMDDIPPLPRAQYHGQQIFNTILSKEEGGILSYLYMLAEFFRKTKSFRVRVYTLQGGLWCMHASATTQLPRLLTSLEVVLIDDKIYMADTFSDEIIVLDMTTSGFSTIRLPQGVIFHCVRTIMSRAGDASAVYLTHIHVKELQLCIWLHKGDNWLLVDTICLHQMWDNLRMLDQTLEDGHISFTCISNVGDNAEFVFLEMCGCIFYLDVNSKTLRKVHRVTVKDRQFNDVYPFMMIWPPIFPVPKDDPARNAM, encoded by the exons ATGGATGCTTCCGAGGAGATTTCCCAGCG GCTACGTCCGGAGAAGAAACCGTGTGCGGATGGCGAGTCGCAGCAGCATTCGCCGCCGGCATCCATGGTGCCGGTATCCAAGGTGCTCGACGACGACAACCTCCTCATTGAGATCCTCCTCCGCGTCAGCTTCCCCACCACGCTTGTATGCGCCGCACTCGTCTGCAAGCGCTGGCTCTGCCATGCCTCTGACCCTAAGTTCCTCAGCCTTTTCCGCAAGCGCCACCCGCCTCGCCTCCTTGGCTTCTACATATATATGGGGTCGGCCTGGTTATGGTTGGGCGCCCCCCTGCTCTTCGTCCCGATGCAGCCCCAGCCCCCAGAGCTCGCCCCCTTCATCTCCCGTGTCGCGAGCCATAGCTTCGGTGCCGACAATGACAGATTATGCATCATGGATTGCCGGAATGGCAGCGTCTTAATCAGATGCCGCAGAGGAAAAATATTGACACATGGAGTGCACCGCCCACTATGCGCTCAGAGAGGCATGGATGACATCCCGCCACTCCCAAGAGCCCAGTACCATGGTCAACAAATTTTCAATACAATCCTCTCCAAAGAAGAAGGTGGTATCTTGTCCTACCTGTATATGTTGGCCGAGTTTTTCAGGAAGACAAAAAGTTTCAGGGTGCGTGTGTATACGTTGCAAGGGGGCCTCTGGTGCATGCATGCCTCGGCCACGACTCAGCTCCCCCGACTGCTGACATCATTGGAAGTTGTGCTCATTGACGATAAAATCTATATGGCTGACACCTTCAGTGATGAAATTATTGTCTTGGATATGACAACCTCGGGTTTCTCCACAATTCGGCTCCCACAAGGAGTGATTTTTCACTGCGTTCGCACCATCATGTCACGCGCCGGTGATGCTTCTGCTGTATATCTCACCCATATCCATGTCAAGGAGCTACAACTTTGCATCTGGCTCCACAAAGGGGACAACTGGTTGTTGGTTGATACAATTTGTTTGCATCAGATGTGGGATAATTTGAGGATGCTAGATCAGACCCTTGAGGATGGGCATATTAGTTTTACTTGTATAAGCAATGTGGGGGATAATGCTGAATTTGTGTTCTTGGAAATGTGTGGCTGCATTTTCTATCTGGATGTCAACAGCAAGACACTGCGGAAAGTGCATCGGGTGACAGTAAAGGACCGACAGTTCAATGATGTCTATCCTTTTATGATGATTTGGCCGCCCATATTCCCTGTGCCCAAGGATGATCCTGCAAG AAATGCCATGTGA